The Candidatus Tanganyikabacteria bacterium DNA window CGCCGATCACGCGGCCCGGCTTGCCCCCGTCGTTCCCGCGCGGGCCGGTCATGCCCCCGGGGCGGCTGCCCGGCCGGTAGAATCATGATCATGCCGAGCCGAGCGAGCATCTCTCCCGCGGTCCTGCGAGACCTGCGGCGGATCCTGCACAACGTGGACGATCACACCAAGGTCCTGCTGGACATCCTGTCGCAAGGCGGCATACGAGGTGGCGCCCTCGCGCGGCTCTCGGCCCACATGCGATTCGAGGAGGCCGAGAGCCGGCGGCGCCTCGCCGAACTCAAGGCGGAAGCGCCGGAACTCGCCAGGGAATTCGACACCCTGACCCACCACAGCGAACTGCTCGAAGACATGGCGAGCGGCGGCGAGGTGGATGTGCCACTCGCCATCAAGCTCCTCAGGCATTTCGCGGAAGAGCACGAGTGGCTGGCCGAAGATCTGGGACGGCCAGCCCGCTCGGGCGCTCTCGCGTCTCCGGCACGTTTCGAGCCGACGGTCGGGAGCCTCCTCGGTCCGGCCTCGTAACCCCACGAGGAGACAATGTATCTTTGACGCGCTGACGATCTGAACCGCCCCGGCAAGTCGCGATTTCTACCCAGCGCAACCCGCGTTTTCCGGGTACGCTTCAGGTATCCGCAAACACGCAATCCGCACGCTAGGCTTTCGGTTTCTTCCGGTCCTGCTCACCGTCTGGATGGGCGCAACCGGCTGTCTGATGTCGCCCGTGCTGCCTTTCCTGCGGCCGAGTGCGGCGCTCATCGACCTGACCGACCGGACACGCAGCCCGAGCCTGGCGCTGGCCGAGTTGCGAATCGAGGGCGTAGCGGAACTCCTCAACAACGGCTACCCCTTGACGGCCGGCGATCCGCTGCGCGAGCCCTTGCCGCTCGCCAACGTGACTCCCTTGCATCGCGGCGAACCCCTGGCAAACGTCATCCCGCTGACATCGGCCGCCCCTCTCCAGCCCGCCTACCTGGCCAACGTGACGCCCTACCAGGTCATGACCGCGCACAGCAAGCCCCTGGCGGGGGTCGTCGTCGAGGCGGTCGACCTGCTCACCGGGCAGCGCCTGGGCTTTGCCGTCGCCAGCCCCGACGGGAAGTACTCGATCGGCCTGTCGGCCTCGCCCGACGGCCGGCCCATCGCCGTCCAGGCCACCGGTATGCGCGGCAGCCAGTTCACGGGATTCGTCGCGGCGACGCGCTACGTCGCTCCCGGGCTGACGGGCGTCGTCCCGACCGATCTTAGCCCGGGATCGCTGATCGAGGCATTTGCGACTTCGCTCCTGGTCGGCGTGCGCACGCAGTTCGAGATCACCAGGGGCTTTCGCGGCTTCCGATCGCTGCACCTGGCCGGTCTGGCGGCCCGCATGGACTCCCAGGTGCTGGCGGCCACGGCCCGGGCGTTCGACGAGGTCGGGGCCTTCGGCCGGGAGCCGAACTTCGACGCGGTCATCTCGAACGCCGCGTCGGCGGCCTTCACGCTCGGTCAGGCCGTGGCCACCGCGTCGTTCGAAGCCAGCAAGAGCGTCGAGACGCAGGCCGCGGCTTTCGGCCTCGTGGCGGGCAAGGTGCCGCAGCCTGCCGCCTGCACCGGTTGCGCGGGCCTCGCCGGAGTGCGGTCGCAGATCTTGAGGGGAGCCGGTGCCGTAACCGCCAAGGAAATCTTCAGCCGCGCTTATGGCGTCGAGCCGACACCGGTGCCCACCCCGACACCCACGCAGGCGCCGACCGCCGCGCCGTCTCCGATGCTTTCCCCGACTCCGCCCCCGACGCCCTCCCTGACGCCGACTCCCGCTCCGACACCCACCCCGACGTCGGCCCCCACCCCGACTTCCTCTCCCACGCCGACACCGAGTCCCACGCCCGTGCCGACGCCCACCCCGACGCCGTACGGCGAGCGGTGGGCGATCGCCCCGCACGCGGGCAAGCAGCAATCCGATGGGCATCTCGACGGCGCCACCGGGTCGGCGACCTTCGAATTCGTCAACAGCATCGCGGCCGACTCCTCAGGCAACGTCTACGTCGCCGAGGACTTCGCGGCCCCGCGGATCCGCAAGATCGCGGAGGGGGTCGTGTCGACGGTGGCCGGTGGCAATCCGCCGGCGCGCACCGAGGGCAAGGGCGCGGCAGCCGCTTTCAAGGTCCCGGGCAGGTTGGCGGTGGATGCGGCCGGGAACCTCTACATGTCGGACGAAGCGGCCATTCGCAAGATCACGCCGGCCGGCGACGTCACGACCGTGTATGCCGACGCGGGCGCACATTTCACCACGCTGGCCATTCGGCCGGGGGGAGGCTTCCTGGCCGTGGACGGCAAACGCGACGCGGTCGTCGCCGTGGACGGCGCGGGGGCGGCATCCGTCCTGATCGGGACCTCCGGCGCCATCACTTCGTCTCCCCCCTTCAAGTCGGGCCTCTCGAAATCCGCGGGCTGGGCGGGTGCCCTGGCGGTGGCTGCCGACGGCACGATCTACGTCTCGACCGAACCGCTGGGCGGCGTCTACGCGTTGCGCCCCGGAGCGACGGCGCTCCAGGCATTGCCCTTGCCGGCCTCCGGGATCATTGCCGCCGGACCGGGCGACGCCGTGTATGCGATGCTGCAGGGCGAGTCGCTCACCGTGCGCTACTGGCGGCCCACGGAGGGGGACGCCAGGCCCGTCGCGTTCGACACGACGAGCGTGCCTTCGGCGACCTACGCCTCGCTTGCGTTCGACGGAGCGGGCCGCATGTACCTCGGGTACGGCTACATGGGCGTCGTCTTCAAGGCCTGGCGCCTGCCCTGATCGGCTAGCGCGCCAGCGTGGCCTTGCCCCTGGAGATGAAATCGAGCGCGATCTGCTCGATCTTGTCGACGGCACCGGGCGCCTTGTTCTGGCTCCGGCTGACCATGGCGTGCGGGACCTTGGCATCGGCCCCGAAGTGGAACCAGCCGTTGCCGCTACCGGCGCCGCCCGACCGCTTGAAGAGCCGCCCTACGGGCCCGGTCGCCGACAGGACGTCGCCGGCGGTCGTGATGAACTGCACCGGCGCCTCCAGCTTGCGGACGCTCGTGCCCACGCGCCGCATCGCCAGGACCTGGCCGATGGAGCCCTGGGTGTGCGGATGCGCGATGTCGAGGGACGCGAGCTTGTTGCGGCCCTTGGGAATCCGGTTGAGCAGGCGCCCGAAGAGCCCGAAGGTCAAGCGATCCAGCAAGTCCAGGGTGCTGGCCACCAGGCGCATCGGGAAGTTGGATCCCAGAAACGGCGCCATCGCGACCACCCGCTTGACCGGCGTCAACTCGGCCATCTTGAGCGCCGCGTTGCCACCGCCGGACAGACCCAGCGCGAACACCGGCGCCCCGAGAGACGAGGCGTCCGCGTAGACATCCTTGACGAACTGCTCGTAAACGCGCTCC harbors:
- a CDS encoding alpha/beta fold hydrolase → MIGRIVADASPKALAGGIRRRAGRQLSRRAGGPGSDSLVVRQGIMRLLGRVEADKALQGAADSAGLRLRKNYGAFFLPFRGGKAKGTVVMFHGYTAGPWQYGEMAARFNKAGYHVYAPRLPGHGFMNDATGRATGERVLKMGQERVYEQFVKDVYADASSLGAPVFALGLSGGGNAALKMAELTPVKRVVAMAPFLGSNFPMRLVASTLDLLDRLTFGLFGRLLNRIPKGRNKLASLDIAHPHTQGSIGQVLAMRRVGTSVRKLEAPVQFITTAGDVLSATGPVGRLFKRSGGAGSGNGWFHFGADAKVPHAMVSRSQNKAPGAVDKIEQIALDFISRGKATLAR